A region from the Gossypium hirsutum isolate 1008001.06 chromosome A08, Gossypium_hirsutum_v2.1, whole genome shotgun sequence genome encodes:
- the LOC107938396 gene encoding ankyrin repeat-containing protein At5g02620 — protein MEAPATEQPSVPARRKKMTKQLTGKRDDTNLHAAARAGNLAAVSEILKNTGPDELKELLPKQNQSGETALYVAAEYGYVDLVEEMINYYDLTDAGIKARNGFDAFHIAAKQGDLEILKLLLGVHPELAMTVDLSNTTALHTAATQGHIEIVKFLLEAGSGLATIARSNGKTALHSAARNGHLEVVKALLASEPGIAPRTDKKGQTALHMAVKGQNLVVVEELIGVDPSLMINMVDTKGNTALHIASRKGRIEIVKLLLRYKETDMKAVNRSGETAFDTAEKTGQPDIAALLQQHGVQSARLIKPATPNPARELKQTVSDIKHEVHNQLEHTRQTRKHVQGIVKRLHKMHSEGLNNAINSTTVVAVLIATVAFAGIFQVPGQYVDDAKNVPPGLSLGEARIGQNPAFVIFFIFDSISLFISLAVVVVQTSVVVIESKAKKQLMAVINKIMWLACVLVSVAYLALSFVVVGDERWLAIGVTIIGSVIMFATLGTMCYWVIRHRIKASSKRNIRRSSMESQSHSYPLSDTEILNNELNKMYAI, from the exons ATGGAGGCACCAGCAACCGAGCAGCCATCTGTTCCTGCTCGTAGGAAAAAGATGACCAAACAGTTAACTGGGAAACGTGATGACACGAACCTACATGCTGCTGCAAGAGCCGGAAATCTTGCTGCCGTGTCTGAAATATTGAAAAACACTGGGCCGGATGAACTTAAAGAACTGTTGCCTAAACAGAACCAATCCGGCGAAACCGCCTTATATGTCGCCGCTGAATACGGTTATGTCGATTTGGTCGAGGAGATGATTAACTATTATGATCTTACAGATGCTGGGATCAAAGCTAGAAATGGTTTCGATGCTTTTCACATTGCTGCTAAACAAGgagatttag AGATTTTGAAACTGCTGCTGGGAGTGCATCCAGAATTGGCAATGACTGTTGATTTATCAAACACTACTGCTTTGCACACTGCTGCAACACAAGGCCATATAGAGattgtgaaatttttattagaGGCAGGTAGTGGTTTGGCTACTATAGCAAGGAGTAATGGTAAAACAGCCTTACATTCAGCAGCAAGAAATGGGCATCTAGAAGTTGTGAAGGCACTTTTGGCTAGTGAACCCGGGATTGCACCAAGGACAGATAAGAAAGGCCAAACCGCACTTCATATGGCGGTGAAAGGCCAAAATCTTGTGGTGGTTGAAGAACTGATCGGTGTTGATCCGTCGTTGATGATAAATATGGTTGATACTAAAGGAAATACAGCCTTACATATAGCTAGTAGGAAAGGAAGAATTGAG ATTGTTAAGTTGTTGCTTAGATACAAAGAAACCGACATGAAAGCTGTTAATAGAAGTGGTGAAACTGCTTTTGACACAGCTGAGAAAACAGGGCAACCGGATATAGCAGCTTTGTTGCAACAGCATGGGGTTCAAAGTGCTCGACTCATTAAGCCTGCAACACCGAATCCAGCTCGGGAGTTGAAACAAACCGTAAGCGATATAAAACATGAAGTGCACAATCAACTAGAACACACCCGACAAACTCGAAAACACGTCCAAGGGATTGTCAAAAGGCTCCACAAAATGCATTCTGAAGGGCTTAACAATGCAATAAACTCCACTACTGTAGTTGCTGTGTTAATTGCCACGGTTGCCTTTGCTGGTATTTTCCAAGTTCCTGGTCAATATGTGGATGATGCAAAAAACGTTCCTCCTGGACTCTCCCTTGGTGAAGCAAGGATAGGCCAAAACCCGGCTTTCGTAATATTCTTCATCTTCGATTCGATTTCCCTCTTCATTTCCCTAGCTGTTGTGGTGGTTCAGACCTCAGTTGTAGTCATTGAAAGCAAGGCAAAGAAGCAGTTGATGGCTGTTATCAACAAGATAATGTGGTTAGCTTGTGTGCTTGTTTCAGTGGCATACTTAGCGTTGTCATTCGTTGTGGTCGGAGATGAACGATGGTTAGCTATCGGAGTTACCATTATCGGATCGGTAATAATGTTTGCAACTTTAGGCACTATGTGTTATTGGGTGATCAGGCATCGAATTAAGGCTTCGAGCAAACGAAATATTCGAAGATCTTCAATGGAGAGCCAGTCACACTCTTATCCGTTGTCAGATACTGAAATACTAAACAATGAGCTTAACAAAATGTATGCTATTTAA
- the LOC107938400 gene encoding 60S ribosomal protein L35, whose product MARIKVHELRNKSKTELLSQLKDLKAELSLLRVAKVTGGAPNKLSKIKVVRLSIAQVLTVISQKQKAALREAYKNKKFLPLDLRPKKTRAIRRRLTKHQQSLKTEREKKKEMYFPMRKYAIKV is encoded by the exons ATGG CAAGGATCAAGGTGCACGAGTTaaggaacaaatcaaagacaGAGCTGTTGAGTCAGCTCAAGGATTTAAAAGCCGAACTTTCTCTCCTTCGTGTTGCCAAGGTCACTGGTGGTGCCCCCAATAAGCTCTCCAAGAT TAAGGTGGTGAGGCTATCCATTGCACAAGTATTGACGGTGATATCCCAAAAACAGAAGGCTGCTTTGAGGGAAGCTTATAAGAACAAGAAGTTTTTGCCTCTTGATCTCCGTCCCAAGAAGACCAGAGCTATTCGCCGCCGCCTTACCAAGCACCAG CAATCTTTGAAAACCGAGCGGGAGAAAAAGAAGGAGATGTACTTTCCGATGAGGAAGTATGCCATTAAGGTATAA